One genomic window of Arvicola amphibius chromosome 4, mArvAmp1.2, whole genome shotgun sequence includes the following:
- the Nme1 gene encoding nucleoside diphosphate kinase A: MANSERTFIAIKPDGVQRGLVGEIIKRFEQKGFRLVGLKFMQASEALLKEHYVDLKDRPFFTGLVKYMHSGPVVAMVWEGLNVVKTGRVMLGETNPADSKPGTIRGDFCIQVGRNIIHGSDSVESAEKEISLWFQPEELVDYKSCAQNWIYE, from the exons ATGGCCAACAGTGAACGCACCTTcattgccatcaagcctgatgggGTCCAGCGGGGGCTCGTGGGAGAGATCATCAAGCGTTTTGAGCAGAAGGGATTCCGCCTTGTTGGTCTGAAATTCATGCAG GCTTCAGAGGCCCTTCTCAAGGAGCACTACGTCGACCTGAAGGACCGTCCCTTCTTTACTGGCCTTGTGAAATACATGCACTCAGGACCAGTGGTTGCTAtg GTCTGGGAGGGGCTGAATGTTGTGAAGACAGGCCGGGTGATGCTTGGAGAGACCAACCCTGCAGACTCTAAACCCGGAACCATTCGAGGAGACTTTTGCATCCAAGTTGGCAG gAACATCATTCACGGCAGCGATTCTGTGGAGAGTGCAGAGAAGGAGATCAGCTTGTGGTTTCAGCCTGAGGAGCTGGTAGATTACAAGAGCTGTGCACAAAACTGGATCTATGAGTGA